In a genomic window of Passer domesticus isolate bPasDom1 chromosome 3, bPasDom1.hap1, whole genome shotgun sequence:
- the NKX2-4 gene encoding homeobox protein Nkx-2.4, whose protein sequence is MSLSPKHTTPFSVTDILSPMEESYKKFGGMDGAGGLGAPLGPYRQASVPPAAAAAVPQHVPAGAAAYHMPHGVSQFPHGAVGGYCNGGLGNVGELPAYPEGMRGGAAAGGGWYGPGGDPRYSSISRFMGPSAGMNVAGMGGLSGIAEGAKAIVPLHAAPRRKRRVLFSQAQVYELERRFKQQKYLSAPEREHLASLIHLTPTQVKIWFQNHRYKMKRQAKDKAAAQQLHPDGGGGGGSGGLCQQPSPRRVAVPVLVKDGKPCPPPGNATPGPGPAAPAGPAAAAPAAHPHPGSLGQAADLEELSPSPPALHGPVAPLAPLDSAGVDYNGGMVSPNLLYGRTW, encoded by the exons ATGTCGCTGAGCCCCAAGCACACGACGCCCTTCTCGGTCACCGACATCCTCAGCCCGATGGAGGAGAGCTACAAGAAGTTCGGCGGCATGGACGGGGCGGGCGGGCTGGGCGCGCCCCTCGGGCCGTACCGCCAGGCGTCCgtgccccccgccgccgccgccgccgtccCGCAGCACGTCCCCGCGGGCGCGGCCGCCTACCACATGCCCCACGGCGTCTCGCAGTTCCCGCACGGCGCCGTCGGGGGCTACTGCAACGGCGGGCTGGGCAACGTGGGCGAGCTGCCCGCCTACCCCGAGGGGAtgcggggcggcgcggcggcgggcggcggctgGTACGGGCCCGGCGGCGACCCCCGCTACTCCAGCA TCTCCAGGTTCATGGGCCCGTCGGCGGGGATGAACGTGGCCGGCATGGGCGGCCTGAGCGGCATCGCCGAGGGCGCCAAGGCCATCGTGCCGCTGCACGCGGCGCCGcggaggaagaggagggtgcTCTTCTCGCAGGCGCAGGTCTACGAGCTGGAGCGGCGCTTCAAGCAGCAGAAGTACCTGTCGGCGCCGGAGCGGGAGCACCTGGCCAGCCTGATCCACCTGACGCCCACGCAGGTGAAGATCTGGTTCCAGAACCACCGCTACAAGATGAAGCGCCAGGCCAAGGACAAGGCGGCCGCCCAGCAGTTGCACCCcgacggcggcggcggcggcggcagcggcggcctgtgccagcagccctcGCCGCGCCGCGTGGCCGTGCCGGTGCTGGTGAAGGACGGCAAACCCTGCCCGCCGCCGGGCAACGCCACGCCgggccccgggccggccgcccccgcgggccccgccgccgccgcgcccgccgcgcaCCCGCACCCCGGCTCGCTGGGGCAGGCGGCCGACCTGGAGGAGCTGTCGCCCAGCCCGCCGGCGCTGCACGGCCCCGTGGCTCCCCTGGCCCCCCTGGACTCGGCCGGCGTCGACTACAACGGCGGCATGGTCAGCCCCAACCTGCTCTACGGCAGGACGTGGTAA